One genomic region from Treponema primitia ZAS-1 encodes:
- a CDS encoding MATE family efflux transporter — MENFKGSFDLTEGSIVKKIILVAAPIMGTQFLQMAYNLTDMFWLGRLGSFSVAASGAAGMYMWLSMGFLLIGRMGAEIGVAQSLGRGDKNGAIDFLRNALLINFLLGVFCGGAFIFIPKLLASFFPIGEAVVLDDAAAYLRIVGFGIIPAFISGVLSGAFNAAGNSRVPFVINSIGLACNVVLDPLCILTLGLGIRGAAYATIFAQSLVCVLMLIAIKRFKSRPFDTFRFRFKPDRKKIARILKWSVPIGLESLFFCFLSMLSQRIEARFGPAVFAVGKIGSQIESLSWLIGGGFGSALVAFVGQNYGAGKTERIARAVKLSLGMMAAWGTLIVVFFLTAGKYAFLLFLPNPEIAELGKQYLWIFAVAQIPMNIEAVLSGTFKGKGKTIPPSVVSIASNVMKPVLAFTLSRSSLGIYGAWAGVAAGDVLRCAGLFIWYRISEATGRRKAFP; from the coding sequence ATGGAGAACTTCAAGGGCAGCTTCGACCTTACCGAAGGAAGCATCGTTAAAAAAATCATCCTGGTGGCGGCTCCTATTATGGGAACCCAATTTCTCCAAATGGCCTATAACCTAACCGATATGTTTTGGCTGGGCAGGCTGGGGAGTTTTTCGGTTGCGGCCAGCGGGGCTGCGGGGATGTACATGTGGCTTTCCATGGGCTTTCTCCTTATCGGGCGCATGGGTGCGGAAATAGGGGTTGCCCAAAGCCTTGGCAGGGGGGACAAAAACGGCGCCATTGATTTTTTGCGGAATGCCCTGCTTATCAATTTCTTGTTGGGCGTCTTTTGCGGCGGCGCTTTTATTTTTATTCCAAAACTACTGGCGTCGTTTTTTCCCATTGGAGAGGCCGTAGTATTGGACGATGCGGCGGCGTACCTGCGCATTGTGGGTTTCGGCATCATTCCCGCCTTTATTTCCGGTGTCCTGAGCGGCGCATTTAATGCGGCGGGCAATTCCCGGGTGCCCTTTGTGATCAACAGCATCGGTTTAGCCTGCAACGTTGTGCTTGACCCGCTGTGCATATTGACCCTTGGTCTGGGCATACGCGGTGCAGCCTATGCCACCATCTTTGCGCAAAGCCTGGTTTGTGTCCTTATGCTTATTGCCATTAAGCGGTTTAAAAGTCGTCCCTTTGACACCTTCCGTTTCCGTTTCAAACCGGACAGGAAAAAAATAGCACGGATACTCAAATGGTCGGTCCCCATTGGCCTTGAAAGTTTGTTTTTCTGTTTTTTGTCCATGCTGAGCCAACGGATAGAGGCGAGGTTTGGCCCTGCGGTGTTTGCCGTCGGAAAAATCGGCAGCCAGATAGAATCGCTGTCATGGCTCATCGGCGGCGGTTTTGGTTCCGCCCTGGTCGCCTTTGTCGGGCAGAATTACGGCGCGGGAAAAACTGAGCGCATTGCCCGGGCGGTAAAACTTTCCCTTGGGATGATGGCAGCCTGGGGCACATTGATTGTCGTTTTTTTCCTTACCGCGGGGAAATATGCTTTCTTACTATTTCTGCCCAACCCGGAAATTGCGGAACTGGGCAAACAGTACCTTTGGATTTTTGCGGTAGCGCAGATACCCATGAACATTGAAGCGGTTTTATCGGGAACCTTTAAAGGCAAGGGCAAAACCATCCCGCCTTCGGTGGTGAGCATCGCATCCAATGTGATGAAACCGGTTTTGGCGTTTACGCTCTCCCGAAGCTCCCTCGGCATTTATGGCGCTTGGGCAGGTGTTGCCGCCGGAGACGTGTTACGGTGCGCCGGTCTTTTTATTTGGTATAGGATTTCGGAGGCCACCGGCCGCCGGAAAGCTTTTCCTTAA
- a CDS encoding CPBP family intramembrane glutamic endopeptidase encodes MSKGAWGTYNAAAYIEPFILYWVLFLPSWVFSSPDTAAYAFSINQELARIFTYNISSLALIWYLLLHTGRLFSSLSDLRPRPRDLVTVFFALPCLLVLGALVSLAGTLFPAPVSAPDIGVPQGLAAFLVMILSCLSTGYLEESYFRFYLFTRFKQGGIGPVKAMIVSSILFALCHVYEGPLGALNALLAGLLLFFIFSRRRSLHGIAWAHGAYNIFVYVMAGITGG; translated from the coding sequence ATGTCAAAAGGAGCGTGGGGAACGTATAACGCAGCCGCATATATTGAACCTTTCATCCTCTATTGGGTCCTCTTCCTCCCTTCCTGGGTCTTTTCTTCCCCCGATACCGCGGCCTACGCTTTTTCGATAAACCAGGAACTTGCCCGCATTTTTACCTATAACATCTCTTCCCTGGCCCTTATTTGGTATCTGCTCCTCCATACCGGCCGTCTATTTTCGTCCCTTTCCGATCTCCGTCCCCGCCCCCGGGACCTGGTCACCGTCTTTTTTGCCCTTCCCTGTCTCCTGGTCCTGGGCGCCCTGGTTTCCCTGGCGGGTACGCTTTTCCCGGCCCCTGTCTCGGCCCCCGACATCGGCGTTCCCCAAGGATTGGCTGCCTTTCTGGTTATGATCCTCTCCTGCCTCAGCACCGGCTATCTGGAGGAAAGCTACTTCCGGTTTTACCTGTTCACCCGGTTCAAGCAGGGCGGCATCGGTCCGGTAAAGGCCATGATCGTTTCAAGCATCCTTTTTGCCCTCTGTCATGTCTACGAAGGCCCCCTGGGCGCCCTGAACGCCCTTCTCGCAGGATTACTGCTTTTCTTTATATTTTCCCGCCGTCGAAGCCTCCATGGCATAGCCTGGGCCCACGGCGCCTACAATATTTTTGTGTATGTCATGGCGGGTATCACAGGCGGATGA
- a CDS encoding PilZ domain-containing protein, with protein sequence MGLYILMGIVPVLAILVLILHRPQEAKKGSRRSRTQFYGKGKAAGFSFKEINILKNIAIQAMMGDYTLLFQSPAQMDTCIRTLARTMRVSGDEDPAKQDFLARLYEYRKKIEMEGTKQGITSSREISEGQNLRIVINNSAMYQARVIRNSYQYILITRPANPKIRTSISWTGQKLSIYFWKEGDAGYVFDCDVLDEVFTNGTMALQISHSDSLFRTQKRKSIRLKTHKSSFLYILNGKEGSHKLETVPGLKCIVEDLSDTGCSVTIGGKANKGMRVKLQFVLDKKASSMSGTVRSVEYNDETNRSLLHIEADPLKQELKNSIFGEVFGMNPGDDNFLSK encoded by the coding sequence ATGGGTTTATACATACTAATGGGCATAGTGCCGGTTTTGGCTATCCTGGTACTTATTCTGCATCGCCCTCAGGAGGCAAAAAAGGGATCCCGGAGATCGCGAACACAGTTTTACGGCAAGGGAAAGGCGGCGGGATTTTCTTTTAAGGAGATCAATATCCTCAAGAATATTGCTATCCAAGCCATGATGGGGGATTATACCCTCCTTTTTCAGTCCCCGGCGCAAATGGATACGTGTATCCGTACCCTGGCACGGACCATGCGGGTTAGTGGGGATGAGGACCCGGCAAAACAGGATTTCCTGGCAAGGCTCTATGAATACCGGAAAAAAATCGAAATGGAGGGAACAAAACAGGGGATCACCAGTTCCCGGGAAATATCGGAAGGTCAGAATTTACGGATAGTGATCAACAATTCTGCGATGTACCAGGCCAGGGTTATAAGAAACAGTTACCAATATATCCTTATAACCCGGCCTGCCAATCCGAAGATAAGGACCTCCATCTCCTGGACAGGGCAGAAGCTTTCCATCTATTTCTGGAAGGAAGGGGATGCGGGATACGTGTTTGACTGCGATGTGCTGGATGAAGTATTTACCAATGGCACCATGGCGCTCCAGATAAGCCATTCCGATTCCCTTTTCAGAACCCAAAAAAGAAAATCCATCCGGCTAAAGACCCATAAATCATCCTTTCTCTACATTCTTAACGGTAAGGAGGGCTCCCATAAGCTCGAGACAGTGCCGGGACTGAAGTGTATTGTGGAGGATCTTTCCGATACGGGCTGCTCGGTAACCATTGGCGGGAAGGCGAACAAGGGTATGCGGGTTAAACTCCAGTTTGTGCTCGATAAAAAGGCATCAAGCATGAGCGGTACCGTCCGGTCCGTGGAGTATAACGACGAAACCAACCGTTCCCTACTCCACATTGAGGCGGACCCCCTGAAACAGGAACTGAAAAACTCCATATTTGGAGAGGTGTTCGGTATGAATCCGGGGGACGATAATTTTCTTTCCAAGTAA